Proteins encoded together in one Lathyrus oleraceus cultivar Zhongwan6 chromosome 5, CAAS_Psat_ZW6_1.0, whole genome shotgun sequence window:
- the LOC127082977 gene encoding uncharacterized protein LOC127082977 encodes MNKLLEFGKKFMFYARVLSGYEERRIRNFRLQLEQRVQQAQAKKAAINKVPEQIILSEVRRMVEEMQALNKKLEETEVAIEEYFKPLDKEAEFLMKMQLQGEEKTSEMMMKALQEQAMRRQAEAEKSTSVHQTENVETNQKEPETLVTTCIGEEEKTLKDNMH; translated from the exons ATGAATAAGTTATTGGAGTTTGGGAAGAAATTCATGTTTTATGCTAGGGTACTTTCTGGATATGAAGAGCGAAGAATCCGAAATTTTAGGCTGCAGCTTGAACAACGCGTTCAACAG GCACAAGCAAAGAAAGCAGCCATAAATAAAGTACCTGAGCAGATCATTTTATCTGAAGTTCGTCGAATGGTTGAAGAGATGCAAGCTTTGAACAAGAAGCTGGAAGAAACA GAGGTAGCCATTGAAGAATACTTCAAACCTCTTGACAAGGAGGCGGAGTTTTTAATGAAAATGCAACTACAAGGTGAAGAGAAAACATCGGAGATGATGATGAAAGCACTACAAGAACAAGCTATGCGTCGACAAGCTGAAGCAGAAAAAAGTACAAGTGTGCATCAAACAGAAAATGTTGAAACCAACCAGAAAGAACCCGAGACTCTGGTGACAACATGTATAGGAGAGGAAGAAAAAACCTTGAAGGACAATATGCATTAA